One window of Riemerella anatipestifer genomic DNA carries:
- a CDS encoding nuclear transport factor 2 family protein, protein MTDRVNIINNYIDGYNQFDIKKMVADLDDNIVFENIQNNDIRLSLKGLTAFKQQAETAKTYFAKRTQTVKSFKHFDNNTEVEIAYKAILAMDFPNGLKKGQKLKLSGKSVFEFKKNKVIKLTDIS, encoded by the coding sequence ATGACCGACAGAGTAAACATCATCAATAACTACATCGATGGATACAACCAATTTGATATCAAAAAAATGGTTGCAGACCTTGACGATAATATTGTTTTTGAAAACATTCAAAATAATGATATAAGGTTATCGCTGAAAGGGTTAACAGCGTTTAAACAACAGGCAGAAACAGCAAAAACATACTTTGCAAAGAGAACACAGACCGTTAAATCGTTTAAGCATTTTGACAACAACACGGAAGTAGAAATTGCTTATAAAGCAATTTTAGCAATGGACTTTCCGAACGGCTTAAAAAAAGGGCAAAAGCTAAAGTTATCAGGAAAATCCGTGTTTGAATTTAAA